From the Planktothricoides raciborskii GIHE-MW2 genome, the window GTCAACCCCAAGGATTAATTGAACAAGTCGTCGCTGGGGCAATGGGTCTAAAATTACATGAAGATTGGGGCACGACTCCAGCGGCGATCGACACCTGTTTAACGGTAGCCGATCGATACGATATTCAGGTGGCCATTCACACTGATACGCTGAACGAAGCGGGATTTGTTGAAGATACTATTGCCGCCTTTAAACATCGGGTAATTCACACTTACCACACCGAAGGGGCAGGCGGTGGTCATGCCCCAGATATTATTAAAGTTTGTGGGCAAGCTAATGTATTGCCATCTTCCACAAATCCCACCCGTCCTTATACGGTGAATACTTTAGAAGAACATCTCGATATGTTGATGGTTTGCCATCATTTAGATCGAAGTATTCCCGAAGATGTTGCCTTTGCGGAATCGCGCATTCGCCGAGAAACGATCGCCGCTGAAGATATCTTACATGATTTGGGCGCATTTAGTATGATTTCCTCCGATTCTCAAGCAATGGGACGAGTGGGAGAAACCATTATTAGAACTTGGCAAACTGCCCATAAAATGAAAGTGCAACGGGGCTTTCTTTTCGGGGATTCGGAAAATGATAATTGCCGCGCCAAACGTTATATTGCCAAATACACGATTAATCCGGCAATTACTCACGGAATTGCCAATTATGTTGGTTCCATAGAAGAGGGTAAATTAGCGGATTTATGTTTATGGAAACCGGCATTTTTTGGGGTCAAACCAGAAATTGTCCTCAAAGCAGGTGCGATCGCCTGGTCGCAAATGGGCGATGCCAATGCCAGTATTCCCACCCCGCAACCGATCCAAATGCGACCAATGTTTGCCAGTTATGGCGGGGCAATTGCCGCCACTTCATTTACTTTCGTATCCCAAGCGGCCATTGATGCAGAAATTGGGGCAAAAATTGGCTTACAAAAACAGACATTAGCCGTCTCTAATGTTCGTCAATTAAGTAAAGCCGACATGAAACTCAATGATGCCTTACCCAACATCGAAGTCGATCCAGAAACCTATGAAGTCAGGGCTGATGGAGAATTATTAACCTGCGAACCGGCCACGGTTTTACCCTTAGCCCAGCGTTATTTTCTGTTTTAATTTTTTAGGGTAAATTTCACCACAAAGACACAAAGGACACAGAGAGATAGCCTTGAAATATCATTTCTCTGTGTTTCTCTGTGTCTTTGTGGTGAAAAATAAAAAAAATGCTATAATCATTTTCATCAATAAATAGATATTTAATTAAATAACCAGGTAATTTTACCACAAAGACACAAAGGACACAGAGAGATAGCCTTGAAATATCATTTCTCTGTGTCCTTTGTGTCTTTGTGGTAAAAAATAAAAAAAAATGCTATAATCATTTTCATCAATAAATAGATATTTAATTAAATAACCAGGTAATTTTACCACAAAGACACAAAGGACACAGAGAGATAGCCTTGAAATATCATTTCTCTGTGTCCTTTGTGTCTTTGTGGTAAAAAATAAAAAAAAATGCTATAATCATTTTCATCAATAAATAGATATTTAATTAAATAACCAGGTAATTTAATTAAATGAATTACTCCAATTTATTCAGCGGATTTCTGGTAATCTTGCTCTATGTTATTTCCCCTAGGCCGCTATTAGCCCAGATTGTTTCCGATCGCAGCTTACCGAGTCAGTCCGTTGTCAATTCTCAAGGATCAGTGCAACAAATTACCGGCGGAACTACCGCAGGCAGCAACTTATTCCACAGTTTTGAACAGTTTAATCTGCTCAACGGAGAAACGGCTTATTTCGACAATGCCATCACCGTTAAAAATATTATTACGCGGGTGACAGGCGGGCAAATTTCTCGGATTGATGGGCTGATTCAAGCTAATGGTTTGGCTAATTTATTTCTAATTAATCCCAATGGCATTGTTTTCGGTGCCAATGCCAAGCTGAATTTGGGTGGATCGTTTATCGCCAGTACCGCAGATAGTATCAAACTAGCCGATGGTAGCTTTTTTAGTGCCACCGAACGAAATGCCCCACCGCTATTAACAATTAATGTACCCATTGGGTTGCAATTCGGGACAAATACTGGGCAAATTCGGGTCGAAGGAACGGGACATAGTTTGAATTCTAATAATGAATTAGGTCTAGGATTTACCCCGGTGACAGGATTTGCTGAAAGTCCTCCTGGTTTGCAGATTAAACCGGGCAATACCCTGGCCTTAGTTGGCAGTAATTTAAGATTTAATGGCGGAATTTTAACCGCTCCCGGAGGACATATTTTTTTAGGCAGTGTCGGTTCAGGGTTTGTGAGTCTGAATCCCACTGATTATGGTTGGAAACTGGACTATGCAGCCGGAGCAAATTTCGGGTTAATTCAGTTATTATCTGAGGCTTTAGTTGATGCCAGTGGCGATAGTGGCGGGTCCATCTATGTCCAAGGGCAAAGATTAGAAATACGTGATGGTTCAGGGATAATTATCCAAAATCAGGGCAGCAAAGCAGCGGGCAATATTACAGTGAATGCCGTTGAGTCTGTGCAGATTGTCGGCGTAAATGTTGCGGGTAATTTTCCCAGTACGATTAAGAATCAAACGGTGGGGGAAGGTGCGGGGGGAGATATTAATATTTCCACCCAGCAGTTGATGGCTGAAAGTGCTCGAGATGCGATCGCGACTTCCACCTCTAGTGCGGCGCCAGGTGGTAATATTAATATTGTGGCTACGGATGCCATAAAATTAATCGACGGCAGTGGCATTTACGCCATCAGCCTCAGTACCGGAAATGGCGGTAATGTCAATTTATCTACGAGATATTTAACGGCAATAAATGGCAGCTTTGTTTCTTCCTTGGCCGATAGTACGGGACACGCCGGAAATGCGATCGTGAATGCTACTGAATCGATAGAATTAAGTGGCATCTTGTTCGACCCAATAAGACCGGACACAAATATTAGACCCAGTAATTTGAGTTCTACATCTTTTAATTCAGGAAATGCCGGAACTTTAATCATCAATACAGCCCGATTAATTTTAAGGGACTCTGGCAGAGTTTCTGCTTCCGCTTTTTCCAGTGGCAATGCGGGAAATTTAATCATTAATGCATCGGAATCCATCGAGGTGACAGGTCAATTACCCAAAAGCCGACCGAGTTTAATTTCTTCCGCTAGTTTTGTCAGTTTAGAAGATAAACAAGCAGGAACAACGGTGGCGGGAAATGCGGGGTCGATTATGATTAATACCCCCAGATTAATTGTCCGCGATCGCGGATTGGTCAATGCCACCAATGGTGGCGCGGGAAATCCCGGTCAAATTCTGATAAATGCTGACCAAATTTTAGTCAGTAACCAAGGAGCAATTACCGCCGTAGCCACATCTGGGTCTGGGGCAACTATTGCCCTGAATGCGCGGAATATTCAACTGGATCGAGGCAGCATTAATGCGTCCACTTCTGAGTCTGGAGAAGGGGGTAATATCCGGTTAAATATTGGGGAAGATTTAATTCTGCGAAATGATAGTTTCATTTCCACCCAGTCGGGAACTGAAGCCCCAGGAGGTGGCAATGGCGGAAATATTACCATCCAAAGTCAAATATTAGGCGCCTTAGATAATAGCTATATTAATGCCAATGCCTTCGCGGGCAATGGGGGAAATATCCAAATCACCACTCAGGGCATATTTTTACCGACTAATAGGACAATTACTGCTAGTTCTGAACGGGGAATCGATGGTATCATCGAAATTAATACTCCAGAAAGTAGTCTAACTTCTGGGTTACTGGTTTTATCTCAAAACCCGATTAATATTGCCGATTTAATTCGCAATGGCTGTACAGATTATCAGGGGAGTTATTTTGTGATTGCCGGACCGGGTGGTTTACCGAATCCCACCCAAGCGTTAGAAAGTCAGCAAGTTTGGCAAGATTTTCGATTGTTATCTAGCCAAGAAATTTCCGAAATAACCGAAATAGAAAATTATCGTTTACGGCAAATTTTACCATTAATTGAGTCAAAATTTACCCAATTTTTAGAGGCAACAAACTGGCGGATAAATCAAAAAAATAACATTGAATTAGTGGCAGAAATTCCTAGTTTTAGCCCTAATTTAATGGTAGGATATGGTTGTGCTGCCATACAGCGCTTTTCAGATTAATAAACCACAAATTTTCTTAGGGGCGAAGCATTCCGGGAGGAAATTCCTGGTTTTCCGCCAAAAATATCTGCGGTCATGCTTCGCCCCTACAGAAATGGGATGATCTAATTTATCGAGGATGTTATAAGCATAAAAAACATGAAAAAACAAGTTAAATTTTTGATAACTCTGGCAGTTGTGACGTTTTTATTAGTGCTGCAAATGTCTCCCGGAGTCGCGAAAATTACGGCGGATCATTTTCGGTTTGAAAAGTGGGCTGATGTGGATGCAAAAATTTCTTTCTTTAGACTTGAGGAAGAGGCGATCGCCTTTAATGAAACTACCGATGTCACTTTAACTTTATTTGAAGAGGGAAAAAGTTTATTTGCCCAGGAAAATTATGCAGCGGCTGCCCAGATTTGGCAAAGAGTGGCTGACCAGCCTGAACAGGAAAATTTCCCAGCCCAAAAAGCCCTAGCTTTAACTTATGTTGCTTTAGCTTATCAAAAATTAGAGCAGTGGCTTGAGGCGAAACAAGCAATTGATCAAAGTTTAGCTATTTTCGCCAGATTAGAGTTATCATCTCAGGCAGAACAAGTGATCGAAGCAATATTGGCTCAAGCTTTGAATACCGCTGGGTCAGTAGAGTTAAAATTAGGTCACATTGAAGCAGCTTTAGAAAATTGGGAAAAAGCCACGATCGCCTATACAGAAATTGGGGATACTATTGGCAAGTTAGGCAGCCAAATGAATCAGGCGATCGCCCTGCAAGGTTTGGGGATGTATCCGCGATCGCAAACTATCTTAAAAGAAGTATTGACCCAGTTAGAAGCTGAACCTAATTCTCTGCTCAAAGTCAGCAGCTTACATCAGCTTGGCATCACTCTAAGTCTTACGGGAAAACTAACAGAATCTAGAGACATTTTAGAACAAAATTTAAGTTTAAGTAAAAATTTAAACGCTCCACAAATTACCAGTGCAATTTTGCTGAGTTTAGGCAATATTTATGAAAAATTAAAGGATAGCCAAGCGGCAGCTTTGTCTTATCAGCAAGCCGAAGAAATTGCCCCGACGATAACTCAAAAATTACAGGCTAATCTGAATTACCTGAATCTGCTGCGGGCTGAAGATAGTCCCTCAAAATTCCAAAAATTATATGCAACAATTAAGCAAGACTTAAATAAATTAACCTTAAGTAATAGTTCCGTAGAAATTAGAATCAACTTGGCAGATATTTTACTAAAAATTCCAGCAAATAATACGATAATTTTTCCCAGAGAAATCGCCGAAATATTAACCCCTGCGATCCAAGGGGCTAGAACCTTAAGAACCCCCAAGATTGAATCTTATAGTTTAGGAACTTTAGGTAAATTATATGAACAAAATCAACAATGGCAAGCAGCGGAAAAAATTACGGAAGAAGCCTTATGGATTGCCCAAAAAATTCAGGCATTAGATTTAATCGCTCGTTGGCAATGGCAATTTGGACGAATATTAACCAATCAAAGCCGAAAACATGAGGCAATTTCTGCTTATACCCAAGCGGTGAATAGCTTACAAAGGTTACGGAATGATTTTGTGAATATTGACCGAAATGTGCAATTTTCTTTTACGGAAACCGTAGAGCCAGTGTATCGGGAATTGGTGAGACTTTTGGTGCAAGAACCCAACAATCAAGCCAACCTTCAGCAAGCGAGACAAGTAATTGAATCTTTGCAGTTGGCAGAATTAGATAACTTTTT encodes:
- the ureC gene encoding urease subunit alpha; protein product: MSYQMDRRAYAETFGPTVGDRIRLADTELLIEVEKDYTIYGDEVKFGGGKVIRDGMGQSPISCADGAVDLVITNALILDWWGIVKADIGIKDGKIFKIGKAGNPYIQDNVDIIIGPGTEAIAGEGMILTAGGIDSHIHFICPQQIEVAIASGITTMIGGGTGPATGTNATTCTPGPWNIYRMLQAADAFPMNLGFLGKGNSSQPQGLIEQVVAGAMGLKLHEDWGTTPAAIDTCLTVADRYDIQVAIHTDTLNEAGFVEDTIAAFKHRVIHTYHTEGAGGGHAPDIIKVCGQANVLPSSTNPTRPYTVNTLEEHLDMLMVCHHLDRSIPEDVAFAESRIRRETIAAEDILHDLGAFSMISSDSQAMGRVGETIIRTWQTAHKMKVQRGFLFGDSENDNCRAKRYIAKYTINPAITHGIANYVGSIEEGKLADLCLWKPAFFGVKPEIVLKAGAIAWSQMGDANASIPTPQPIQMRPMFASYGGAIAATSFTFVSQAAIDAEIGAKIGLQKQTLAVSNVRQLSKADMKLNDALPNIEVDPETYEVRADGELLTCEPATVLPLAQRYFLF
- a CDS encoding filamentous hemagglutinin N-terminal domain-containing protein, translating into MNYSNLFSGFLVILLYVISPRPLLAQIVSDRSLPSQSVVNSQGSVQQITGGTTAGSNLFHSFEQFNLLNGETAYFDNAITVKNIITRVTGGQISRIDGLIQANGLANLFLINPNGIVFGANAKLNLGGSFIASTADSIKLADGSFFSATERNAPPLLTINVPIGLQFGTNTGQIRVEGTGHSLNSNNELGLGFTPVTGFAESPPGLQIKPGNTLALVGSNLRFNGGILTAPGGHIFLGSVGSGFVSLNPTDYGWKLDYAAGANFGLIQLLSEALVDASGDSGGSIYVQGQRLEIRDGSGIIIQNQGSKAAGNITVNAVESVQIVGVNVAGNFPSTIKNQTVGEGAGGDINISTQQLMAESARDAIATSTSSAAPGGNINIVATDAIKLIDGSGIYAISLSTGNGGNVNLSTRYLTAINGSFVSSLADSTGHAGNAIVNATESIELSGILFDPIRPDTNIRPSNLSSTSFNSGNAGTLIINTARLILRDSGRVSASAFSSGNAGNLIINASESIEVTGQLPKSRPSLISSASFVSLEDKQAGTTVAGNAGSIMINTPRLIVRDRGLVNATNGGAGNPGQILINADQILVSNQGAITAVATSGSGATIALNARNIQLDRGSINASTSESGEGGNIRLNIGEDLILRNDSFISTQSGTEAPGGGNGGNITIQSQILGALDNSYINANAFAGNGGNIQITTQGIFLPTNRTITASSERGIDGIIEINTPESSLTSGLLVLSQNPINIADLIRNGCTDYQGSYFVIAGPGGLPNPTQALESQQVWQDFRLLSSQEISEITEIENYRLRQILPLIESKFTQFLEATNWRINQKNNIELVAEIPSFSPNLMVGYGCAAIQRFSD
- a CDS encoding CHAT domain-containing protein, which produces MKKQVKFLITLAVVTFLLVLQMSPGVAKITADHFRFEKWADVDAKISFFRLEEEAIAFNETTDVTLTLFEEGKSLFAQENYAAAAQIWQRVADQPEQENFPAQKALALTYVALAYQKLEQWLEAKQAIDQSLAIFARLELSSQAEQVIEAILAQALNTAGSVELKLGHIEAALENWEKATIAYTEIGDTIGKLGSQMNQAIALQGLGMYPRSQTILKEVLTQLEAEPNSLLKVSSLHQLGITLSLTGKLTESRDILEQNLSLSKNLNAPQITSAILLSLGNIYEKLKDSQAAALSYQQAEEIAPTITQKLQANLNYLNLLRAEDSPSKFQKLYATIKQDLNKLTLSNSSVEIRINLADILLKIPANNTIIFPREIAEILTPAIQGARTLRTPKIESYSLGTLGKLYEQNQQWQAAEKITEEALWIAQKIQALDLIARWQWQFGRILTNQSRKHEAISAYTQAVNSLQRLRNDFVNIDRNVQFSFTETVEPVYRELVRLLVQEPNNQANLQQARQVIESLQLAELDNFFREACLAAQPIKIEQIDSTAAVIYPIILADRLSVILARPGADLSYYETQLPEKEILGRLEQFQLYLNPAFFDSDRLQVSQTLYDWLIRPTEPQLAASNIQTLVFVLDGALRNLAMAALYDGQQYLIEKYSIALAPGLELLNVESLTKEKLGVLTAGLSEARGHFSALPAVETELREIAQIFKSDLLLNQKFTNANLTAKINSANLPVVHIATHGQFSSDVENTFILTWDGKINVQEFNSILRSREQKFSHPLELLVLSACQTATGDRRAALGLAGFAVRSGVRTTLGSLWQVSDRSSADLMIRFYQELAGGQPATSKAKALQKAQLALLKNPQSQHPFYWAPFVLLGNWL